The following proteins come from a genomic window of Sorghum bicolor cultivar BTx623 chromosome 3, Sorghum_bicolor_NCBIv3, whole genome shotgun sequence:
- the LOC8062176 gene encoding kinesin-like protein KIN-14C isoform X2, whose translation MPGIQEEMWGGNASDQRSNVKKFLYFVAEMGLPGFSVKDLEEGSVSSVVECLLALKDNVTTGLGQNITNNAAKTPLRRKLELEESDGPIISVMTPGKRSGEERWKGHWDPKSQQRSILHSGQKVHDAFQLKRGSYTDLPPAKVSEMMHPRSLDNAPTQSLLRVVNGILDESIERKRGEIPHRVVYLLRNVVQEIEHRIAIQADHIRNQNSIIKTREDKYRSKIKALETLVNGTNEENEMTVNRLELVEVEKSKLDEKRKLGEQDMVRLMQEKENAENTIASLQQEIQILSRMHEQYRERKETEARQMEEHMAMRLKDAEFLLMQSKKKVEEIESASQLKSQLWSRKANILQSFMDNQKLSIKDIRISSQSIKQEMFTLQMKWRDEISNIGHDLNGLVDAADNYHKVLAENQKLFNEVQELKGNIRVYCRVRPFLPGQDGKTTVIDYIGENGEILITNPFKQGKDVCRMFKFNKVFNTHVSQAEVFSDIQPLIRSVLDGFNVCIFAYGQTGSGKTYTMSGPGTSKDDWGVNYRALNDLFDISLSRRNAFSYEVGVQMVEIYNEQVRDLLSNDIAQKRLGIWSTSQPNGLVVPDASLHPVKSTLDVLELMQIGQTNRAVGSTALNERSSRSHSILTVHVRGVDLKNGSTTRGCLHLIDLAGSERVERSEAIGDRLKEAQYINKSLSALGDVIFALAQKNAHVPYRNSKLTQVLQSSLGGQAKTLMFVQINPDTESYLETISTLKFAERVSGVELGAARSNKEGKDIKELLEQVSYLKDTISRKDMEIDQLLKDKVKSPSSLTYRNDSNQQIRRQSGAGGSCEAECEDNISDDGCSVAGTECSVGGASEATPERMQKAPSRIARLFLTKNGQPANPKPKPRESALKPPGRTTSTGSQATGGASSVKPPKRR comes from the exons ATGCCCGGCATTCAGGAG GAAATGTGGGGTGGTAATGCATCGGATCAGAGGTCGAATGTGAAGAAATTCCTCTATTTTGTTGCGGAAATGGGTCTGCCAGGCTTCAGTGTCAAGGATCTGGAGGAG GGGTCAGTGTCTTCTGTGGTGGAGTGTCTCTTGGCTCTAAAAGATAATGTAACTACAGGATTGGGTCAAAATATTACAAACAATGCTGCTAAAACACCCCTTAGAAGGAAACTGGAACTTGAAGAATCTGATGGGCCTATAATTTCGGTTATGACACCGGGGAAAAGATCTGGGGAGGAAAGATGGAAAGGCCACTGGGATCCTAAGTCTCAACAAAGAAGCATTCTTCATTCTG GACAAAAGGTCCATGATGCTTTCCAACTTAAGCGAGGCTCCTACACTGATCTTCCTCCTGCCAAAGTTTCAGAGATGATGCATCCAAGAAGTTTAGAT AATGCCCCTACTCAATCACTTCTTAGAGTTGTTAATGGCATTCTAGATGAGAGCATTGAgaggaaaagaggagaaatacCACAC CGTGTTGTTTATTTGCTTAGGAATGTTGTTCAAGAGATTGAGCACCGCATTGCTATTCAAGCGGATCACATAAGAAAT CAAAATAGCATCATCAAGACTCGGGAAGACAAGTACCGTTCAAAAATTAAAGCACTCGAGACATTAGTAAATGGCACAAATGAAGAAAATGAG ATGACAGTAAATCGACTTGAGCTAGTTGAG GTAGAAAAATCAAAACTTGATGAGAAAAGAAAACTAGGTGAACAAGACATGGTTCGACTGATGCAAGAAAAAGAGAATGCAGAAAATACAATTGCTTCCCTTCAGCAAGAAATACAGATCTTGAGTAGGATGCATGAACAGTACCGTGAAAGAAAGGAAACAGAAGCCAGGCAGATGGAGGAACACATGGCTATGAGACTTAAGGATGCTGAGTTTCTTTTAATGCAATCAAAAAAGAAAGTTGAAGAAATTGAATCAGCTTCCCAACTGAAATCTCAACTTTGGAGCAGGAAGGCAAACATTTTGCAGAGTTTTATGGATAATCAAAAATTGTCCATTAAG GACATAAGGATATCATCTCAGTCCATTAAGCAAGAAATGTTTACGCTTCAAATGAAATGGAGGGATGAAATATCTAACATTG GACATGATTTGAATGGCTTGGTTGATGCTGCTGACAATTACCACAAGGTTCTTGCTGAAAATCAGAAGCTATTTAATGAGGTACAGGAACTAAAAG GCAATATCAGAGTCTATTGTCGTGTTAGACCATTTCTTCCTGGTCAAGATGGAAAAACAACCGTTATTGATTATATTGGTGAAAATGGTGAGATTCTCATCACAAATCCCTTCAAGCAAGGGAAGGATGTGTGTCGTATGTTCAAGTTCAACAAAGTGTTTAACACACATGTTTCTCAAG CTGAAGTATTCTCTGATATCCAACCTCTGATCAGATCAGTTCTTGATGGATTTAATGTGTGCATTTTTGCCTATGGTCAAACTGGTTCAGGAAAGACATACACAATG AGTGGGCCAGGCACATCAAAAGATGATTGGGGTGTTAACTATCGAGCTTTAAACGACTTGTTTGACATCTCTCTAAGTAGAAGGAATGCTTTCTCGTATGAGGTGGGAGTACAAATGGTTGAGATTTACAATGAGCAAGTGCGAGATCTTCTTTCAAATGATATTGCACAAAAAAG ACTAGGAATTTGGAGTACATCTCAACCTAATGGACTTGTTGTCCCTGATGCAAGTTTACATCCAGTCAAATCAACATTGGATGTGCTAGAGTTGATGCAAATTGGACAAACAAATAGAGCAGTTGGGTCAACAGCTCTAAATGAAAGGAGCAGTCGATCTCACAG CATTCTAACTGTGCATGTTAGAGGGGTAGATCTGAAGAATGGATCTACTACTAGAGGATGTCTACATCTGATTGATCTTGCTGGGAGTGAAAGAGTTGAGCGATCTGAAGCAATTGGAGATAGATTAAAAGAAGCACAATATATTAATAAATCTCTCTCTGCTCTCGGTGATGTGATTTTTGCTTTGGCACAGAAAAATGCTCATGTCCCTTATCGAAATAGCAAGCTGACTCAAGTTCTACAAAGCTCTTTAG GTGGACAAGCAAAGACATTAATGTTTGTACAAATTAATCCAGATACTGAATCATATTTAGAAACAATAAGCACATTGAAGTTTGCTGAAAGGGTTTCTGGAGTCGAGTTAGGTGCCGCAAGAAGCAATAAAGAGGGTAAAGATATAAAAGAGCTGCTAGAACAG GTTTCATATCTAAAAGACACAATATCACGGAAAGATATGGAAATTGATCAACTCCTGAAAGACAAAGTCAAATCTCCAAGTTCATTAACATATAGAAATGACAGCAACCAACAGATCCGACGGCAATCGG GGGCTGGTGGATCATGTGAAGCCGAATGTGAAGATAACATATCTGATGATGGTTGCTCAGTAGCAGGAACTGAGTGTTCTGTAGGTGGTGCTTCAGAGGCGACACCAGAACGGAT GCAGAAGGCCCCATCAAGGATAGCCAGGTTGTTCCTCACTAAGAATGGCCAGCCTGCAAACCCCAAGCCAAAACCAAGGGAGTCTGCTCTGAAACCACCAG GTCGCACGACATCTACAGGAAGCCAGGCGACAGGAGGAGCATCCTCAGTGAAACCCCCAAAGAGGCGGTAG
- the LOC8062176 gene encoding kinesin-like protein KIN-14C isoform X1, whose translation MGNVDGEHEFHAANRRAEVIDWLGGLLPEFDLPLDSSDEELREYLIDGTALCYIAEKLMPGIQEEMWGGNASDQRSNVKKFLYFVAEMGLPGFSVKDLEEGSVSSVVECLLALKDNVTTGLGQNITNNAAKTPLRRKLELEESDGPIISVMTPGKRSGEERWKGHWDPKSQQRSILHSGQKVHDAFQLKRGSYTDLPPAKVSEMMHPRSLDNAPTQSLLRVVNGILDESIERKRGEIPHRVVYLLRNVVQEIEHRIAIQADHIRNQNSIIKTREDKYRSKIKALETLVNGTNEENEMTVNRLELVEVEKSKLDEKRKLGEQDMVRLMQEKENAENTIASLQQEIQILSRMHEQYRERKETEARQMEEHMAMRLKDAEFLLMQSKKKVEEIESASQLKSQLWSRKANILQSFMDNQKLSIKDIRISSQSIKQEMFTLQMKWRDEISNIGHDLNGLVDAADNYHKVLAENQKLFNEVQELKGNIRVYCRVRPFLPGQDGKTTVIDYIGENGEILITNPFKQGKDVCRMFKFNKVFNTHVSQAEVFSDIQPLIRSVLDGFNVCIFAYGQTGSGKTYTMSGPGTSKDDWGVNYRALNDLFDISLSRRNAFSYEVGVQMVEIYNEQVRDLLSNDIAQKRLGIWSTSQPNGLVVPDASLHPVKSTLDVLELMQIGQTNRAVGSTALNERSSRSHSILTVHVRGVDLKNGSTTRGCLHLIDLAGSERVERSEAIGDRLKEAQYINKSLSALGDVIFALAQKNAHVPYRNSKLTQVLQSSLGGQAKTLMFVQINPDTESYLETISTLKFAERVSGVELGAARSNKEGKDIKELLEQVSYLKDTISRKDMEIDQLLKDKVKSPSSLTYRNDSNQQIRRQSGAGGSCEAECEDNISDDGCSVAGTECSVGGASEATPERMQKAPSRIARLFLTKNGQPANPKPKPRESALKPPGRTTSTGSQATGGASSVKPPKRR comes from the exons ATGGGGAACGTGGACGGCGAGCACGAGTTCCATGCAG CCAACCGGAGAGCTGAGGTGATAGATTGGCTTGGTGGGTTGCTGCCTGAGTTCGACTTGCCTTTGGATTCTTCAGACGAGGAGCTGCGGGAGTACCTTATTGATGGCACGGCACTATGCTACATTGCAGAGAAACTCATGCCCGGCATTCAGGAG GAAATGTGGGGTGGTAATGCATCGGATCAGAGGTCGAATGTGAAGAAATTCCTCTATTTTGTTGCGGAAATGGGTCTGCCAGGCTTCAGTGTCAAGGATCTGGAGGAG GGGTCAGTGTCTTCTGTGGTGGAGTGTCTCTTGGCTCTAAAAGATAATGTAACTACAGGATTGGGTCAAAATATTACAAACAATGCTGCTAAAACACCCCTTAGAAGGAAACTGGAACTTGAAGAATCTGATGGGCCTATAATTTCGGTTATGACACCGGGGAAAAGATCTGGGGAGGAAAGATGGAAAGGCCACTGGGATCCTAAGTCTCAACAAAGAAGCATTCTTCATTCTG GACAAAAGGTCCATGATGCTTTCCAACTTAAGCGAGGCTCCTACACTGATCTTCCTCCTGCCAAAGTTTCAGAGATGATGCATCCAAGAAGTTTAGAT AATGCCCCTACTCAATCACTTCTTAGAGTTGTTAATGGCATTCTAGATGAGAGCATTGAgaggaaaagaggagaaatacCACAC CGTGTTGTTTATTTGCTTAGGAATGTTGTTCAAGAGATTGAGCACCGCATTGCTATTCAAGCGGATCACATAAGAAAT CAAAATAGCATCATCAAGACTCGGGAAGACAAGTACCGTTCAAAAATTAAAGCACTCGAGACATTAGTAAATGGCACAAATGAAGAAAATGAG ATGACAGTAAATCGACTTGAGCTAGTTGAG GTAGAAAAATCAAAACTTGATGAGAAAAGAAAACTAGGTGAACAAGACATGGTTCGACTGATGCAAGAAAAAGAGAATGCAGAAAATACAATTGCTTCCCTTCAGCAAGAAATACAGATCTTGAGTAGGATGCATGAACAGTACCGTGAAAGAAAGGAAACAGAAGCCAGGCAGATGGAGGAACACATGGCTATGAGACTTAAGGATGCTGAGTTTCTTTTAATGCAATCAAAAAAGAAAGTTGAAGAAATTGAATCAGCTTCCCAACTGAAATCTCAACTTTGGAGCAGGAAGGCAAACATTTTGCAGAGTTTTATGGATAATCAAAAATTGTCCATTAAG GACATAAGGATATCATCTCAGTCCATTAAGCAAGAAATGTTTACGCTTCAAATGAAATGGAGGGATGAAATATCTAACATTG GACATGATTTGAATGGCTTGGTTGATGCTGCTGACAATTACCACAAGGTTCTTGCTGAAAATCAGAAGCTATTTAATGAGGTACAGGAACTAAAAG GCAATATCAGAGTCTATTGTCGTGTTAGACCATTTCTTCCTGGTCAAGATGGAAAAACAACCGTTATTGATTATATTGGTGAAAATGGTGAGATTCTCATCACAAATCCCTTCAAGCAAGGGAAGGATGTGTGTCGTATGTTCAAGTTCAACAAAGTGTTTAACACACATGTTTCTCAAG CTGAAGTATTCTCTGATATCCAACCTCTGATCAGATCAGTTCTTGATGGATTTAATGTGTGCATTTTTGCCTATGGTCAAACTGGTTCAGGAAAGACATACACAATG AGTGGGCCAGGCACATCAAAAGATGATTGGGGTGTTAACTATCGAGCTTTAAACGACTTGTTTGACATCTCTCTAAGTAGAAGGAATGCTTTCTCGTATGAGGTGGGAGTACAAATGGTTGAGATTTACAATGAGCAAGTGCGAGATCTTCTTTCAAATGATATTGCACAAAAAAG ACTAGGAATTTGGAGTACATCTCAACCTAATGGACTTGTTGTCCCTGATGCAAGTTTACATCCAGTCAAATCAACATTGGATGTGCTAGAGTTGATGCAAATTGGACAAACAAATAGAGCAGTTGGGTCAACAGCTCTAAATGAAAGGAGCAGTCGATCTCACAG CATTCTAACTGTGCATGTTAGAGGGGTAGATCTGAAGAATGGATCTACTACTAGAGGATGTCTACATCTGATTGATCTTGCTGGGAGTGAAAGAGTTGAGCGATCTGAAGCAATTGGAGATAGATTAAAAGAAGCACAATATATTAATAAATCTCTCTCTGCTCTCGGTGATGTGATTTTTGCTTTGGCACAGAAAAATGCTCATGTCCCTTATCGAAATAGCAAGCTGACTCAAGTTCTACAAAGCTCTTTAG GTGGACAAGCAAAGACATTAATGTTTGTACAAATTAATCCAGATACTGAATCATATTTAGAAACAATAAGCACATTGAAGTTTGCTGAAAGGGTTTCTGGAGTCGAGTTAGGTGCCGCAAGAAGCAATAAAGAGGGTAAAGATATAAAAGAGCTGCTAGAACAG GTTTCATATCTAAAAGACACAATATCACGGAAAGATATGGAAATTGATCAACTCCTGAAAGACAAAGTCAAATCTCCAAGTTCATTAACATATAGAAATGACAGCAACCAACAGATCCGACGGCAATCGG GGGCTGGTGGATCATGTGAAGCCGAATGTGAAGATAACATATCTGATGATGGTTGCTCAGTAGCAGGAACTGAGTGTTCTGTAGGTGGTGCTTCAGAGGCGACACCAGAACGGAT GCAGAAGGCCCCATCAAGGATAGCCAGGTTGTTCCTCACTAAGAATGGCCAGCCTGCAAACCCCAAGCCAAAACCAAGGGAGTCTGCTCTGAAACCACCAG GTCGCACGACATCTACAGGAAGCCAGGCGACAGGAGGAGCATCCTCAGTGAAACCCCCAAAGAGGCGGTAG